ATAAGTAGGGCATAAAAATGGTTGTGAAAGAGATATGGTTCAAATGGAAATGCGCATGGAATCAATGCGTCTCAAGAAATAGCATAACATCCCCTTGACAAAAGCTTCATAAGCTTCAACATCCAAATGGAGTGGGAGGGGAACCCAGTTCAGCTACACAAAGTGTGCTTCTTATAACCCCTTTTTGCAGAACAAAGTTCTGTGTAAGGATTCTTAGACATGATCACATGACACCTTTCCTTGATGTCTATGATTCCATAGACCCCAATACAGGCTGCTTCATTAAAAAATTGGCAATTTCAAAAAAAGCTAGTAGTAATTATATTGAGCCAAAGAATACTTAGCATGGACCATCTAGTCTTTTTCCCACATGGAAATGAGTTGTGGTGgtttcaaccattggatagataggGTTGAGTATGGATTAGCAATGTATCAAATTCCAGAGCAAACTAAAATCATAAACCAGATCTATTGGTGTTTTTCCTTCTATTATCAGCCATCCAATTTCAAACCAATTTTCCAAAAGCTTGACTTTCTTTAAGCCATTTCACCATGTGGTCAACATGTGAGCAGAAGATCTTGGGCCCTGCCtgatctgccacatggcagatattAGGCTTGCATGCAAAGGCCTTCCTCATGGGCCATGTAGGAGAACTAAACCCTTgtaatcaaaataataaattaaatgtATCGCTGATCATCCTTTTGAAATATGGACTGGCATCTCAATATAAGGTAACAAGTTTGTACAATTGACCCCCCTGCCTTCCTTCTCCAGAGTTCGATTAAGAAATATCTTTCATCCAACTCTAAGCAACAGCAATTTCTATTACCAAGTTGTTCAAATCTGAACCATTTAGCCTATTTTTGCTACAACATTCTTGgaaaaattttactttcaagTTAAAAACAATTCCCTGACATTACAGCCCTATGTGCAGGAACTTCTAATTCATTAGCCAAGTCAATGCATAGCTACTATTCTGATGTGGCTCATAACCACCTTAGTTTCATCATCAGCACGTTATAGAAGGTAAAAGTTTGTCTTTCTGGATCTGATAAAATACAGTGATACAGGTATGAGGTAAACATTATCTCAGAGGGCAACCAAAATTCATAACATTTATCCAGCTGCAGGTATAGAAGCTGCATACTCAAATGAAATTGTAAAATGTCCATAATCCATGGGCATTCGGAGTCCTTTAAGAAAACCTATATTCTACTCCTATGCACAGTTTAAAGGGAAATAACTAGGGTTTCAGGCCTAAATTATAAAAGAACTCCTAACAGGCTATATGTTCTCAGCCAATAAAACAGTGTTCATTTTAAGAAAATTGTTTTCTTAGCCATGAAACTTGTCACCCAAAGCAATGACATAACCTTAATGAGAAATGATAAGTAACATCAGCAACAACAATACTAACAAGATCCTGCCACGATCTTAAGAGATCATGGACAcacaaattaaaatttagaaaaaaaaaaaaagtttgtccGAACAAAATTGGCATGTGTTGGGTCAGGAACTGGGTTCTGTACATCATAAAAGACAATCTAGTTTCACTATGACTATGTAATTGTAGTCATGAAATGAACTCAGTATTCCAAGTAGAGCATAGGCTAACTCATTATAGTAGAGCATAGCCTCACTCATCAAGACAGATGGTAAGAAAGATTGATCACAGGGACAGCATAATCACGAAAGACGGATACTAAAATCATGCAAAAGGAAGTCCTGACATACCTATGAACAATAGGAGGATTACATTCATGATGTAGATAAGATAGACCCTCAGCAGCACCAATTGCAATTTTAAGCCTTTTTATCCAATCCAGAGATTGTAAACTGTCATCGTCTGAATTGGTTTTCCTGTAAAAAGAATTAGACAAGTCCTTGTTTGGCATGTACTTGTAAACCAGGAATTTCTCATTCTCCGGCTCCAAACAGTGACCCAAGAGGGGCACCAACCTTGGGTGAGAAACCCTGCTAAAGAAATCCAACTCCCTCATGTATAATTCCTTCTTGACTGAGCCAACATCGATCCTCTTGACAACTACAGCAATGCCACCTTCCAAAAGACCTTGGAAGAGGTCCCCTGAGTGGCCAGTTTTAATCAAGTTTGAATCATTAAAATCGCTAGTGGCCTGGAGAAGCTGCTCATATGTATATGCATCTCCCAAACTTGAAAAGTTAATAGAAATTCCAGGAGGTGGTGGGCTACTTCCAGCAGGGACAGGCCTTACATCAATCCCTCTTTGATCTGAAACGCCATTGCCACGTCTGCATAAGATCAGTGCTAAAACCAACACCAAAAGCACAATAAACCCGAGTCCTCCAAACACTCCACCCAAAATGGCTGCTAAATTTCTGTTGTTCTTGTGCGTGTCTACTGGTACTGCAGTCTGGGCTGGGTTTGAGGctccaaaataatcaaaattcaGGCCTCTCTCCGCATAGAACGATGAGCAATCATTCAAACGCCTCTGATTTGATTCATTCTGAAGGCAGTTGTTTGCAAGAGAAGCATTATTCAGTGTATCAATATGAACACTGCCTTCAAAGTAATTATCAGACAAGTCTATAGAACTGAATCTCCCAGTAAGGGAAGTCAGAGTTCCATAAAATTGATTGCCGGAGACATTGAACACTGGAAGTGTGGCATTTGCATTTGAACTACGGTTAGGAAGAATACCCGTCAAGTTATTCCCGGAGACATCAAGGAATCCCAACTCGGGCATTGACCATAATGAATCGGGAAGCATACCAGAGAAATTGTTGTGACTCAACACCACAAACTGCAACCGCATGAGACCAGAAAACATGGCATTCGTTAACGATCCCACAAGAACATTTTTCCCCAGTGACATCTTCTGCAAATTCCGCATCCCACTCAATTCCGGAGGCAACGACCCAGACAAGGAATTCAAGCCGAGATCAAGGTAAAACAGGCTAGAAAGGCCACCGAGCTGGGGGGGAATACCGTCAGAGAGGCTATTGCCAGAAAGATTCAAGAATCTAAGGCCGGATAGGCTCCCAAGGACGGGAGGAATCGGCCCTGACAGGAAATTTGAAGACAGGTCGAGCAGGGTGAGATTCGTGAGAGCGGAGGAAAACGAAGGGACGGTACCAGTAAGCGAATTCTGCGAGAGATCAAGCACCGAGAGGTTCAATAACTGACCTAGCGAAGATGGGATTATGCTAGTAAGGCTATTcttagagagatagagagaattgAGGGTGGTTAAGTTTCCTAGAGAAGATGGGATGGGACCGAAAACAGAACAAGACCGGAGATCAAGCACTTGCAGCGAGTGGAGGCGTTCACCGAACCAGTCGGGAATGGAGCCCGGAAGCGAGAAACCAGAGGCGTTAAAGGAGGCCAACAGAGTAAGATTGGCGAGCGCATCGACTGAGAACTGTGGATTGATACGGCCAGCGCGAGTACGCCTCAGCCCCGAAATATTGATTCCAACGACATGACCTTTCTGGCATTGGATGCCGATCCAAACCAAGCAGGGATCAACTTTCTTCGGCCACTCTTTCGCCCTTAGCCCTAACGAAGAGCGAAGCTCAAGTAGGGCAGGTAGCTCTGTCCGATTATTTAACGACTCCAACTGTCCCAAAACAGTCTGAAACAGTAAAATGAGAAGAGCAAGAGCAAGAGCAAGCAGCTTTACTGTACTCCACCAACGATCCGCCATGACTACGAATGACAACTATATGATGAAGCCAACAACGACGACTGTAACGATGATCTCTGCATTTTCGACTTCTTCATTTCCGATTACTGCGTGAGAATCCCATTACTTGTACATGCATGTGTGATAGAATTTAATGGGATCTGGTTGTCTTCCCTTATTTAATGAACAGAGAAATGCAGTTCTATCTCTGTACTGTTCTATCTCTCTAGTTCTTACCTTAAATGACGAGCTTTGATGCTTCACTTGTTTCTCTTCTACCGCTGCTGATCCGACGCAGAACAAAGAATGAACCACCAAGAACTCTGCCacccccctcctctctctctctcttcttcttctctgaacTCTTCTTCAACTCTCTATGGTGAAAACATTAAAAGAGTACATATattctgagagagagagagtaaattgAATTCTTGACTGGTTTTATCAGTCGCTCTCTCACATGGCTTCATCCACAGTACTTGTTCTCAGGAAATTAAAGATGGAGaaaaaagaggggagggggagaaatgGCTCTAAATGCTAACATTAATGAGAGATGCGAATTCCCAACGGCCTACACACTCTTCTTCATCTACTTCGGTTGTGTATTACTGCTTTAACTTGTTGATGAACTGCTAAAGTAGTCGATGAAACTGTGCTGGGGCCGAGAGCTCGATCAGTGGTTCTCTGTGTTGGTATTCACAGGACAAGAAAGGTAAAACCAGAGCCGATGCATCGCCATAGCCCATAAGGTTGACCTCACTTCCGGATATCCCGCCACAGCCAGCTAATCCCAAAATTAAAGTTCCCAATTATAATCCCCCAACACCGCCAACCTCTCTTCTTATACTGTTCTTCTACAGTAATTACGCTGAGATCTGCTTCTCTATCTATCTGAGTCAGTGATGATTCGTCTGGGACTCTGAATTCAGTTACATTCTCTCTCTACTCGTAGTAAAAAGGGCAGGGAAATCTCAAACCAGCTCGACAAATTCAAGAACATCgatccaaaattttttattttaaaattagaatttttttttcttttagatctgtgattaaattaattaaagggAAATTTATTGTTTAAATCCGTCCTTGCTACGTTACGCGTGTATCGGTGTGTGCATTTTGTGGGTGGGCCTGGGTTTACTACGTGAAGGGCTGAAAGTGGGTTTTGTTTGTGGGCCCAACCAACTAATAGAGTATCCAAGCCCAGGTCCACGTGAGGGTCTTCATTTCAGGATTATGTCATGTCTCCTTTGGTTTATGATTAGGTATGGATAGGTTAATTCTGTAATTTCGCAGGAGAGAGGAGAAAGTGATACGGTGTTAATAACACACAGTAGTACAGTATACTCTCTATATTTTTAGTCAAACAAATGTCGTGGTCAAAcatttctctgtctctcttttatttatcaATAGGAGTCGCTATCCAATCACGGAAACAATAATGATTTGAGAGAATTAGAGGAGTAACACGTGGAACTGATGATGTAGTTGACCTGGCATAATTTCAACGCGTATGTTTACGTGGACAGACAGCCTCCGCGTCTTGGCGTCTGGCTTTTTTTTCCACTTAGGAAGTGGACAAGCGTAGACCCGGGTCAACTCCCATTTACACAGCTTACGTGTACCACTAGGCCTTCTTGCATGTCGGAAGTGGAAAGTGAGAATGGGACCTGTTGATCGAGATCAGATCTAGTGCTGTACTCCCATGTCTGGAGCGAAGACTTGGGAGACTTTTGTTTGACTTTTCTCCACTACATCTCTTCCATGTGAGTTCCAAAAATATCTGAAAATCCATGTTGATCCCAATTAGGGCAACTATGTATCATTCCACTATACTCCTACATTTAATCAAAGTCCCTACCTCTCTGCTTCCTTTTTGATTCTGAAAAAAATGTGACTTTCATCTTTCCTTCTCTcgatattttaaaaaatcttaATTTACCTTTGGTATATATTTTCAGGGTCGTCGACATATATTAGACTCGACCTTATTTGATATTGAACACTCCCGAGTCATGTTTGACATCGAATTTCATGTTGTTGATATCAAATCGAGCTCTTTAAGTATTGAGGGTTCAAAATaactacaaaagaaaaatagaagataaaaaaaaaaaaaaatgtcttgatTGTTGagggtatgatgtcttgcattcCGTCGATTGCATAAATGAGTTGATTTCGAAGAACCATTAAGAGGTTGACGGTATATTTTTAGAGGTATATGTGTATTTATAGTAAATTATCTATATAgggtttcactatatatttgtagcgaatgttttttatttgtaatcAATTTGAGAAGTTGTAAAACATAtaactgtaaccctattctctttAATAATGAAACAAATCTCATGTCTCACTTTGGATTTaagcaatcttgtc
This genomic stretch from Macadamia integrifolia cultivar HAES 741 chromosome 2, SCU_Mint_v3, whole genome shotgun sequence harbors:
- the LOC122067402 gene encoding probable LRR receptor-like serine/threonine-protein kinase At2g16250; the protein is MADRWWSTVKLLALALALLILLFQTVLGQLESLNNRTELPALLELRSSLGLRAKEWPKKVDPCLVWIGIQCQKGHVVGINISGLRRTRAGRINPQFSVDALANLTLLASFNASGFSLPGSIPDWFGERLHSLQVLDLRSCSVFGPIPSSLGNLTTLNSLYLSKNSLTSIIPSSLGQLLNLSVLDLSQNSLTGTVPSFSSALTNLTLLDLSSNFLSGPIPPVLGSLSGLRFLNLSGNSLSDGIPPQLGGLSSLFYLDLGLNSLSGSLPPELSGMRNLQKMSLGKNVLVGSLTNAMFSGLMRLQFVVLSHNNFSGMLPDSLWSMPELGFLDVSGNNLTGILPNRSSNANATLPVFNVSGNQFYGTLTSLTGRFSSIDLSDNYFEGSVHIDTLNNASLANNCLQNESNQRRLNDCSSFYAERGLNFDYFGASNPAQTAVPVDTHKNNRNLAAILGGVFGGLGFIVLLVLVLALILCRRGNGVSDQRGIDVRPVPAGSSPPPPGISINFSSLGDAYTYEQLLQATSDFNDSNLIKTGHSGDLFQGLLEGGIAVVVKRIDVGSVKKELYMRELDFFSRVSHPRLVPLLGHCLEPENEKFLVYKYMPNKDLSNSFYRKTNSDDDSLQSLDWIKRLKIAIGAAEGLSYLHHECNPPIVHRDVQASSILLDDKFEVRLGSLSEVCTQEGDTHQNVITRLLRLPQNSEQGPSGLPSATWASDVYCFGKVLLELVTGKLGISASDDASTKEWLEQALTCISIHDKELITKIVDPSLIVDDDLLEEVWSMAIVARSCLNPKPSKRPLMRHILKALENPLKVVREENSSSAPLRATSSRGSWNAALFGSWRHSSSDIAVIPSANREGANVLRQSRTTDSSGSGQGSGCDLSSSHKRLSKEIFPEPDDVRDVERLDED